The proteins below come from a single Bactrocera dorsalis isolate Fly_Bdor chromosome 5, ASM2337382v1, whole genome shotgun sequence genomic window:
- the LOC105225623 gene encoding amidophosphoribosyltransferase translates to MSCAGNNDSNNAVTKNRLKICPDKKYKQVQPTGKEVSGLTHECGVFGAIACGEWPTQIDIAQCIFLGLVALQHRGQESAGIATSLGKTAKNFNIHKGMGMISNLFNDDAIRKLKGNLGIGHTRYSTAAASEMVNCQPFVVHTAHGAVAIAHNGELINCESLRRVVLERGVGLSTHSDSELIAQSLCCAPEDASEHDGPDWPARIRQFMTLAPLSYSLVVMHKDKIYAVRDSYGNRPLCIGKIVPITLGHGKPEDAPAEGWVVSSESCGFLSIGARYVREVEPGEIVELTKNGFRTVDIVERPDYKKMAFCIFEYVYFARSDSTFEGQMVYSVRLQCGRQLAREWPIEADIVSSVPESGTAAAHGYAKESGIPFAEVLCKNRYVGRTFIQPSPRLRQLGVAKKFGALSVNCEGKRVVLIDDSIVRGNTIGPIIKLLRDAGATEVHVRIASPPLMYPCYMGINIPTREELIANELEPDELAEHVGADSLKYLSVAGLITAVEINKANTNPIKAGYCTACLTGEYPGGLPEELSW, encoded by the exons ATGTCTTGTGCGGGAAACAACG ACTCTAATAATGCCGTCACAAAGAATAGGTTGAAAATTTGTCCtgacaaaaaatacaaacaagttCAACCAACGGGCAAAGAAGTGTCGGGACTAACACATGAGTGTGGTGTATTTGGAGCGATCGCCTGCGGTGAATGGCCGACACAG ATTGATATTGCTCAGTGCATTTTTCTGGGGTTGGTAGCACTACAGCATCGTGGGCAGGAGTCGGCCGGCATCGCCACAAGTTTAGGAAAAACTGCcaagaattttaatattcacaAAGGAATGGGAATGATAAGTAATCTCTTTAATGATGATGCgattagaaaattaaaaggtAACCTCGGCATTGGCCACACTAGATATTCGACAGCAGCTGCATCGGAGATGGTGAATTGCCAACCATTTGTTGTGCACACTGCACATGGAGCTGTGGCGATCGCCCATAATGGCGAACTGATCAATTGCGAATCTCTGCGTCGAGTG GTCTTGGAGCGCGGTGTTGGCCTATCCACGCACAGTGATAGTGAGTTGATTGCCCAATCATTATGTTGTGCACCTGAAGACGCCAGCGAACACGATGGACCCGACTGGCCAGCTCGCATACGCCAGTTCATGACACTTGCACCACTGTCATACTCATTAGTCGTCATGCATAAGGATAAGATCTACGCGGTACGCGACTCCTACGGGAATCGACCACTCTGCATTGGCAAGATAGTGCCAATCACTCTGGGCCATGGAAAGCCAGAAGATGCACCCGCCGAGGGTTGGGTAGTATCAAGTGAAAGTTGTGGCTTTCTTTCCATAGGTGCTCGTTATGTAAGAGAAGTGGAACCCGGTGAGATTGTAGAGTTGACAAAAAACGGCTTCCGTACAGTGGACATTGTGGAGCGTCCGGATTACAAGAAAATGGCTTTTTGTATTTTCGAGTATGTGTATTTTGCACGCAGCGATTCGACTTTTGAGGGACAAATGGTTTACTCGGTACGTTTACAATGTGGTAGACAATTAGCACGAGAATGGCCTATCGAAGCAGATATTGTCAGCTCAGTGCCTGAATCGGGTACAGCGGCAGCACACGGATATGCTAAGGAg TCCGGCATACCATTTGCAGAGGTGCTTTGCAAAAATCGTTACGTTGGTCGCACCTTTATTCAACCTTCACCGCGACTCCGGCAGTTAGGTGTTGCCAAGAAATTTGGCGCGCTCTCAGTTAATTGTGAAGGGAAACGTGTTGTTCTTATTGACGACTCGATTGTGAGGGGGAACACTATTGGCCCCATCATCAAGCTGCTGCGAGACGCTGGTGCCACCGAGGTGCATGTGCGTATTGCTAGTCCACCACTTATGTACCCTTGCTATATGGGAATCAATATACCAACTAGAGAGGAGCTTATTGCAAACGAGTTGGAACCCGACGAGCTAGCGGAGCATGTCG GTGCGGATAGTTTAAAATACTTGAGTGTGGCTGGACTCATTACAGCTGTGGAAATAAACAAAGCAAATACCAATCCCATTAAAGCGGGATACTGCACAGCTTGTCTGACTGGAGAGTATCCTGGAGGCCTACCTGAAGAGCTCAGCTGGTAG